One window of Bacillus alkalicellulosilyticus genomic DNA carries:
- the gdhA gene encoding NADP-specific glutamate dehydrogenase, producing the protein MLTLNEQNQTQVAKEYVEQVYQTVIKRNPHENEFHQAVKEVFDSLVPVLAKNPKYMNNGILERIVEPERVISFRVPWVDDEGNVKVNRGFRVQFNSAIGPYKGGLRFHPSVNASIVKFLGFEQIFKNSLTSQPIGGGKGGSDFDPKGKSDGEIMRFTQSFMTELSKYIGPDTDVPAGDIGVGAREIGFMFGQYKKIRGGFEAGVLTGKGIGYGGSLARTEATGYGTVYFVEEMLKDNGLSFKGSTVVVSGSGNVSIYAIEKATELGATVVACSDSNGYIYDENGINLDTVKRLKEVEKKRISEYVTEHPNAHYFEGCAGIWSIPCDVALPCATQNEIDENAAKTLVDNGVKAVGEGANMPSTLEAVEHFLQNKVLFGPAKAVNAGGVAVSALEMAQNSARLAWSFAEVDMRLQAIMKDIYRTSVKASEEYGVPGNLVAGANIAGFTKVADAMIAQGVI; encoded by the coding sequence ATGCTAACATTAAACGAACAAAACCAAACGCAGGTCGCAAAAGAATATGTAGAGCAAGTATATCAAACTGTAATCAAGCGTAACCCTCATGAAAATGAATTTCATCAAGCGGTAAAAGAAGTATTCGACTCATTGGTTCCAGTATTAGCTAAGAACCCAAAATATATGAACAATGGGATACTTGAGCGAATTGTAGAACCTGAGCGAGTGATTTCATTCCGAGTACCTTGGGTTGATGATGAAGGAAATGTCAAAGTAAATCGTGGTTTCCGAGTTCAATTTAATAGTGCCATTGGACCTTATAAAGGAGGACTTCGTTTTCATCCATCGGTTAATGCGAGTATTGTTAAGTTTTTGGGTTTTGAACAAATCTTTAAAAACTCACTAACAAGCCAACCTATTGGTGGAGGTAAGGGAGGATCAGATTTTGATCCGAAAGGAAAGTCAGACGGAGAAATTATGCGTTTTACGCAAAGTTTCATGACAGAATTGAGTAAATACATTGGACCTGATACAGATGTTCCTGCAGGAGATATTGGTGTTGGAGCTCGAGAAATTGGGTTTATGTTTGGTCAATACAAGAAAATCCGTGGTGGATTTGAAGCGGGTGTATTAACGGGTAAAGGCATTGGCTACGGTGGAAGCTTGGCACGAACAGAAGCCACTGGATATGGAACAGTTTATTTTGTGGAAGAAATGTTAAAAGATAACGGTCTTAGCTTTAAAGGAAGCACTGTAGTTGTTTCAGGGTCTGGAAACGTTTCTATTTATGCGATTGAAAAAGCAACTGAGTTAGGAGCTACGGTTGTAGCTTGTAGCGATTCTAATGGATATATTTATGATGAGAATGGTATTAATTTAGATACTGTTAAGCGTCTTAAGGAAGTTGAAAAGAAAAGAATTAGTGAGTATGTTACGGAACATCCAAATGCTCATTATTTTGAAGGTTGTGCTGGAATCTGGTCTATTCCATGTGATGTAGCATTACCTTGCGCAACGCAAAATGAAATTGATGAAAATGCTGCTAAAACATTAGTGGATAATGGAGTTAAGGCAGTTGGTGAAGGTGCAAATATGCCTTCAACGTTAGAAGCTGTTGAGCATTTCTTACAAAATAAAGTTCTTTTTGGTCCAGCTAAAGCTGTAAATGCGGGTGGAGTAGCTGTATCTGCTTTAGAAATGGCGCAAAATAGCGCAAGATTAGCATGGTCGTTTGCTGAAGTTGACATGAGGTTACAAGCAATTATGAAAGACATTTATAGAACTAGTGTGAAGGCATCAGAAGAATATGGTGTTCCAGGAAACTTAGTTGCAGGAGCGAATATTGCTGGTTTTACAAAGGTTGCAGATGCGATGATTGCGCAAGGTGTTATATAA
- a CDS encoding AAA family ATPase gives MNKSLQTAIENIEQVVVGKREEIELSLVALLAGGHVLLEDVPGVGKTVLVKAIAKSIGAEFKRIQFTPDLLPSDVTGVSIYNQKTMTFEFRPGPVMANVVLADEINRTSPKTQSALLEALEESHVTVDGETRALTKPFFVMATQNPIEYAGTYPLPEAQLDRFLMKIKLGYPSMNDEIEVLSRVEKAHPIESVEAVLSLDELISLQTAVKEVYVDHLVKEYIIEIVNASRYHDAVRLGVSPRGSISLMKAAQAYAYLQEREFVIPDDVKHIAPYVLPHRIVVKSDMQFSEVTQEGVIRELLGRVKVPTRKKEEIR, from the coding sequence ATGAATAAGAGTTTACAAACAGCAATTGAAAATATTGAACAAGTAGTTGTAGGAAAAAGAGAGGAAATTGAACTAAGTCTTGTTGCGTTGTTAGCTGGTGGGCATGTTCTCCTAGAGGATGTACCAGGTGTAGGAAAAACTGTCTTGGTAAAAGCTATTGCTAAGTCCATTGGAGCAGAGTTTAAACGAATTCAGTTCACACCAGATTTATTGCCTTCCGATGTTACTGGAGTCTCCATTTACAATCAGAAAACAATGACGTTTGAGTTTCGTCCTGGACCTGTTATGGCTAACGTTGTCTTAGCAGACGAAATCAATCGAACATCCCCAAAAACGCAGTCGGCTTTACTTGAAGCGTTAGAGGAAAGTCATGTGACAGTAGATGGGGAAACAAGAGCATTAACAAAACCGTTTTTTGTGATGGCAACGCAAAACCCGATTGAATATGCTGGAACATATCCATTGCCAGAAGCACAATTGGACCGTTTTTTGATGAAGATAAAGCTTGGATACCCTTCAATGAACGATGAAATAGAAGTGTTATCACGTGTTGAGAAAGCTCATCCAATAGAAAGTGTTGAGGCTGTTTTGAGTTTAGATGAATTAATCTCACTTCAAACAGCTGTGAAAGAAGTTTATGTTGACCATTTAGTGAAGGAATATATCATTGAAATTGTGAATGCATCTCGTTATCATGATGCGGTAAGATTAGGGGTTAGTCCACGTGGCTCTATTTCCTTAATGAAAGCAGCTCAAGCTTATGCATATTTACAGGAGCGTGAATTTGTTATTCCTGATGATGTAAAGCATATCGCTCCGTATGTGTTACCTCACCGTATTGTTGTCAAATCTGATATGCAGTTTAGTGAAGTGACTCAAGAAGGTGTTATTCGTGAACTTCTTGGTAGAGTTAAAGTCCCGACTAGGAAAAAGGAAGAGATTCGATGA
- a CDS encoding DUF58 domain-containing protein: MKKTLSKLTSWSKIVLILLLNAGVFSYAMFQGGFVSWFLFYSILVLTFLSVSVVIWSNKGIIFEREISPKIAVAGESITITVTLKKRFFHPFSFIRVNDRIPEKLQKGFDTKNEAIFFFTFKKTLSYSYKLTALKRGEHVFTEVELVTGDLIGFSEKKVNIPVKTTLFVFPHYEQLKNWNVNSSRGQDNGSSFEESFAEELSISSIRNYIPGDRMTSIDWKHSARNGKLMTKEFNSYQGKLSNLAFYCGNETETEHTFEQAVILSASIVNYFYKSSIPLGYYELNQNLAIMNQGDETEHYQQIYRKLALVSPTKENIDIHVNSFEPLREMVLTIVTVTLTSSLLQFVDGLINVKCKVIICLVSNEKISHQDTKVLIEKLRYRGVRVYQFPGMNFSDYVKKQVR; the protein is encoded by the coding sequence ATGAAAAAAACATTATCGAAGCTGACATCGTGGAGCAAAATTGTTTTGATACTCCTGCTAAATGCGGGTGTTTTCTCTTATGCGATGTTTCAAGGGGGCTTTGTAAGTTGGTTTTTGTTTTATAGCATTCTTGTATTAACGTTTCTTTCTGTAAGCGTTGTAATTTGGTCTAATAAAGGGATAATTTTTGAAAGAGAGATTTCACCGAAGATTGCAGTAGCGGGAGAAAGTATTACGATAACGGTCACGCTAAAAAAACGGTTTTTTCATCCTTTTTCTTTTATACGAGTAAACGACCGTATTCCAGAAAAACTGCAAAAAGGATTTGACACTAAAAATGAAGCGATATTCTTCTTTACGTTTAAAAAGACGCTCTCCTATAGTTATAAGCTTACAGCATTAAAACGAGGAGAACATGTATTTACAGAAGTAGAGCTAGTTACCGGTGATTTAATTGGTTTTTCAGAGAAAAAAGTCAATATTCCAGTAAAAACGACGTTATTTGTCTTTCCACATTATGAGCAATTAAAAAATTGGAATGTCAACTCTAGCAGAGGTCAAGATAATGGAAGTTCATTTGAGGAGTCCTTCGCTGAAGAACTCTCGATTTCTAGTATTCGAAATTATATACCAGGAGATAGAATGACAAGCATTGATTGGAAGCACTCCGCTAGAAATGGGAAGTTGATGACAAAGGAGTTTAACTCTTATCAAGGAAAGTTAAGTAATTTAGCGTTTTATTGTGGCAATGAAACAGAAACAGAACATACCTTTGAGCAAGCGGTAATATTAAGTGCATCGATTGTGAACTATTTTTATAAATCTTCTATTCCTTTAGGATATTATGAGTTAAATCAAAACCTAGCTATTATGAACCAGGGAGATGAAACAGAGCATTATCAACAAATTTATCGTAAATTAGCCTTAGTTTCTCCTACCAAAGAGAATATTGACATCCATGTCAATTCCTTTGAACCGTTAAGAGAGATGGTATTAACGATAGTTACAGTTACGTTAACTAGTAGTTTATTGCAGTTTGTTGATGGGTTGATAAATGTGAAATGTAAGGTGATTATCTGTTTAGTTAGCAATGAAAAAATCTCTCACCAAGACACCAAAGTTCTTATTGAGAAACTTCGTTATCGAGGGGTTAGAGTCTATCAATTTCCGGGAATGAATTTTAGTGATTATGTTAAAAAGCAGGTGAGGTAA
- a CDS encoding transglutaminase TgpA family protein: MQIREQNDLGKNLLLYGLGLLLLLEWLYPLSYVTNTGYISLFVIITIGFFVITYLQIKLWLSFILKSFLIAYGLHVMFFEEKFLTSLWISHFLGDLFHNIALMFTGQFSALTDLFRSLIFFMLLAVLAYLVYYWTIQLKRVILFFTFTIVYITVIDTFTLYNANFAIIRAFFVGFLLLGLVTMYRKVERSKAENKSHSLPTKLVSSLLILIMLSASVGFAAPKYEPQWNDPVPFVKNSLGMGSGLKTIGYGTNDEQLGGGFIIDDTPVFYADVPRGHYWRGESRDFYTGKGWETTTPDIMKFQHSNLFYQFENRTVTAKIEMADAQSFEHAFYPGELKNVESDGYYEVDAFTGKAETFSNNGRTQILSDYTVEFSYPIMTSEELREIQNPNDIGLYPEEVATFYLQTPETLPDRVRELTVGIVEEYDNQYDQVRAVERYFRLAGFTYETIDVPVPEEGQDYVDQFLFETMQGYCDNFSTAMVVMLRTVGIPARWVKGFTQGERIEDEESDIPRYVISNSNAHSWVEVYFPNYGWIPFEPTQGFSYPVNLFNTGDINDMYYDMYNMEEYYRQQQAQETLAPIEEDVAPVTTTNRNFQIPIVEILLAIGGIGVVILVSWAVFLNRKRLLAVYYFLIFNKRKDEQAFGDAYDRLLWLLKKAGVAKREEETIREFAHRIDKQYAMQHMTTLTRNYERINYGNGPAVLLWNENKQIWQTIIKKIVS; this comes from the coding sequence ATGCAAATTCGTGAGCAAAATGATTTAGGTAAGAACCTTCTTTTATATGGGTTGGGTTTGCTCCTTCTATTAGAATGGCTATATCCCCTTTCATATGTTACGAATACAGGCTATATTTCACTTTTTGTGATTATTACCATTGGTTTCTTTGTAATCACCTACTTACAAATAAAGCTTTGGTTATCATTTATACTTAAGAGCTTTTTAATCGCTTACGGGTTACATGTTATGTTTTTTGAAGAAAAGTTCCTCACAAGTTTGTGGATTAGTCATTTTTTAGGGGACCTTTTTCATAATATTGCACTTATGTTTACAGGTCAGTTTTCGGCACTTACTGATTTGTTCCGAAGTTTGATCTTCTTTATGTTGTTAGCTGTATTAGCGTATTTAGTCTATTATTGGACGATCCAATTAAAAAGAGTCATCCTCTTTTTTACTTTTACTATTGTATATATTACGGTCATCGATACCTTTACGTTATACAATGCCAATTTCGCAATCATTCGAGCTTTTTTTGTCGGATTTCTTCTTCTGGGACTCGTCACAATGTATCGAAAGGTTGAGCGAAGTAAAGCTGAAAATAAATCTCATAGTTTACCGACTAAGTTAGTGTCCTCGCTTCTTATCTTAATTATGTTATCAGCCTCAGTTGGTTTTGCTGCGCCGAAATATGAACCACAATGGAATGATCCAGTCCCTTTTGTTAAAAATTCACTAGGGATGGGAAGTGGTCTAAAAACGATAGGGTATGGCACCAATGATGAACAACTAGGTGGAGGGTTCATTATTGATGATACGCCTGTTTTTTATGCAGATGTACCGAGAGGGCACTATTGGCGTGGAGAGTCTAGGGACTTTTATACAGGAAAAGGTTGGGAGACTACGACCCCTGATATTATGAAATTTCAGCACTCTAATTTATTTTATCAATTTGAGAATCGAACAGTAACCGCGAAAATAGAAATGGCAGATGCACAATCGTTTGAACATGCTTTTTATCCAGGAGAATTAAAAAATGTTGAGAGTGATGGGTACTATGAGGTGGACGCTTTTACTGGAAAAGCGGAAACTTTTAGTAATAACGGAAGAACGCAGATTCTTTCTGACTATACAGTTGAATTTAGTTATCCGATCATGACAAGTGAGGAGTTAAGAGAAATCCAAAATCCAAATGACATTGGCTTGTATCCTGAAGAAGTAGCTACATTTTATTTGCAAACACCAGAAACGCTGCCAGACCGGGTAAGGGAGTTAACGGTTGGTATAGTTGAAGAGTATGATAATCAATATGATCAAGTCCGGGCGGTAGAGCGCTATTTTAGATTAGCTGGATTTACGTATGAAACCATTGATGTCCCTGTACCAGAGGAGGGGCAAGATTATGTGGACCAATTCTTATTTGAGACGATGCAAGGGTATTGTGATAACTTCTCAACAGCGATGGTTGTGATGCTTCGAACAGTTGGTATCCCTGCGAGATGGGTAAAAGGCTTCACTCAAGGCGAGAGGATAGAAGATGAAGAAAGTGACATTCCTCGTTATGTCATCTCGAATTCAAATGCGCATTCATGGGTGGAAGTCTATTTTCCTAATTATGGTTGGATTCCTTTTGAACCAACACAAGGTTTTTCATATCCAGTTAACTTGTTTAATACTGGTGATATTAACGACATGTATTATGATATGTACAATATGGAAGAGTATTATAGACAACAGCAAGCACAGGAAACATTGGCGCCTATTGAAGAAGATGTTGCTCCAGTAACAACTACTAATCGTAATTTTCAAATCCCTATCGTTGAAATTTTATTAGCTATAGGCGGGATTGGAGTTGTTATTCTTGTCAGTTGGGCAGTGTTTCTCAATCGAAAAAGATTATTAGCGGTTTACTATTTTTTAATCTTTAATAAACGGAAGGATGAGCAAGCGTTTGGTGATGCTTATGACCGCTTATTATGGTTATTGAAAAAAGCTGGTGTCGCTAAGCGAGAAGAAGAAACGATTAGAGAATTTGCGCATCGTATTGATAAGCAATACGCAATGCAACATATGACCACTTTGACGAGAAATTATGAGCGGATTAATTATGGAAATGGTCCAGCGGTGTTGTTGTGGAATGAGAATAAACAAATATGGCAAACTATAATAAAAAAAATCGTTTCTTGA
- the guaA gene encoding glutamine-hydrolyzing GMP synthase yields MVVVLDFGGQYNQLIARRIRDLGVYSELHPNTITAEEIKKMNPKGIIFSGGPNSAYVEGAPKCDEAIYDLNIPILGICYGMQLMTQHFGGKVEAAEHREYGKANIKIENQSKLYKGLPIEQPVWMSHGDLIVAPPEGFVVDAFNPSCPVAGMSNEEKGFYGVQFHPEVRHSQFGNELLENFVFNVCECEGNWSMENFIEIEMAKIKELVGDKKVLCALSGGVDSSVVAVLIHKAIGDQLTCMFIDHGLLRKGEAESVMKTFSEGFNMNVIKIDAQDRFLGKLKGVEDPEQKRKIIGNEFIYVFEEEASKLTDMDFLAQGTLYTDIIESGTATAQTIKSHHNVGGLPEDMKFELIEPLNTLFKDEVRKLGAELGIADEIVWRQPFPGPGLGIRVLGEITDEKLEIVRESDAILREEIKKAGLDREIWQYFTALPNMRSVGVMGDARTYDYTVGIRAVTSIDGMTSDWARIPYDVLEIISTRIVNEVKHVNRVVYDITSKPPATIEWE; encoded by the coding sequence ATGGTCGTTGTACTGGATTTTGGAGGGCAATATAATCAGCTAATCGCAAGAAGGATTAGAGATTTAGGGGTATATAGCGAACTACATCCTAATACAATCACTGCAGAAGAAATTAAAAAAATGAATCCAAAAGGAATTATTTTCTCTGGTGGACCTAACAGTGCTTATGTTGAAGGTGCTCCTAAATGTGATGAAGCTATTTATGACCTTAACATTCCGATCTTAGGGATTTGCTATGGCATGCAACTTATGACACAGCATTTTGGAGGGAAAGTAGAAGCGGCTGAACATCGTGAGTATGGGAAAGCAAATATTAAAATTGAAAACCAATCAAAGTTATATAAAGGGCTTCCGATTGAGCAACCGGTTTGGATGAGTCATGGAGATTTAATTGTAGCTCCTCCTGAAGGGTTCGTTGTAGATGCGTTTAATCCTTCTTGCCCTGTTGCGGGTATGAGTAATGAAGAAAAAGGCTTTTACGGTGTTCAATTTCATCCAGAAGTGCGTCATTCTCAGTTTGGAAATGAACTGCTAGAGAACTTTGTATTTAATGTATGTGAGTGCGAAGGCAATTGGTCAATGGAGAACTTTATTGAAATTGAAATGGCGAAAATTAAAGAACTAGTTGGAGATAAAAAAGTTCTATGTGCCCTAAGTGGTGGAGTGGATTCTTCTGTTGTAGCTGTACTAATTCATAAAGCTATCGGTGATCAACTGACATGTATGTTTATTGACCATGGTCTTCTTCGAAAAGGCGAGGCTGAAAGTGTCATGAAAACATTTAGTGAAGGCTTCAATATGAATGTCATCAAAATAGATGCTCAAGATCGTTTCTTAGGAAAGTTAAAAGGCGTAGAAGACCCTGAGCAAAAACGTAAGATTATCGGTAATGAGTTTATTTATGTGTTTGAGGAAGAAGCCTCAAAATTAACGGATATGGATTTCCTTGCACAAGGAACTCTTTATACAGATATCATTGAAAGCGGAACAGCGACTGCTCAAACGATTAAATCACACCATAATGTAGGTGGATTACCGGAAGATATGAAATTTGAACTTATTGAACCTTTGAACACATTATTTAAAGATGAAGTTCGTAAATTAGGGGCAGAGTTAGGAATTGCTGATGAAATCGTATGGCGCCAACCGTTCCCGGGACCGGGTTTAGGTATACGTGTGCTTGGTGAAATTACAGATGAAAAGCTAGAGATTGTTCGTGAATCGGATGCGATTCTTCGTGAAGAAATTAAAAAAGCGGGATTAGACCGTGAAATCTGGCAGTACTTTACCGCTCTTCCGAATATGAGAAGTGTAGGTGTTATGGGTGATGCTAGAACTTATGATTATACAGTGGGGATCCGTGCGGTGACTTCCATTGATGGGATGACGTCCGATTGGGCACGTATTCCGTACGATGTGCTTGAAATCATTTCTACTCGTATTGTTAATGAAGTTAAGCATGTTAACCGCGTTGTTTATGATATTACATCAAAACCACCTGCAACAATTGAGTGGGAATAA
- a CDS encoding NCS2 family permease: MDRYFGFKEQGTSYRQETIAGLTTFLSMAYILFVNPLILGDAGMDMQAVFVATALAAAIGTLIMGLLANYPIALAPGMGLNAFFAYSVVLGMGISWQVALFGVFMSGIIFIIITVSGIREVIINAIPAELKYAAAAGIGLFIAFIGLKNAGIVVPYEATAVTLGHLGHPPTLLAIFGLVVTVIFMVRGVKGGIFYGMILTSFVGVLTGVINWDGGIVSSVPDMSPTFLAAFDITWAEIFTVQLLVVILTFLFVDFFDTAGTLYAVANQAGFVKDNKLPRANKALLADSSATSIGALLGTSTTTAYIESSSGVAAGGRTGFTSVITAALFVIALFFSPLLGVITAQVTAPALIIVGILMASSLGLIDWKKFEIAVPAFLTVIAMPLTYSIATGIALGFIMYPVTMLVKGKGKEVHPLMYVLFFVFLAYFVFLGE, translated from the coding sequence ATGGATCGTTATTTCGGATTTAAAGAGCAAGGTACTAGCTATCGTCAAGAGACGATTGCAGGACTTACGACGTTTTTGTCAATGGCTTATATTCTTTTTGTTAACCCACTAATTTTGGGTGATGCAGGAATGGATATGCAAGCGGTGTTTGTTGCAACAGCACTAGCTGCTGCAATTGGTACTTTAATCATGGGACTTCTTGCAAATTATCCAATTGCTTTAGCGCCAGGTATGGGTTTAAATGCATTTTTCGCTTATTCTGTTGTATTAGGAATGGGTATTAGTTGGCAGGTGGCTCTATTTGGGGTATTCATGTCGGGTATTATCTTTATTATTATCACAGTGTCAGGTATCCGTGAGGTCATTATCAATGCCATTCCAGCTGAGTTAAAATATGCAGCTGCAGCAGGTATCGGGTTATTTATCGCTTTTATCGGTTTGAAAAATGCAGGAATTGTTGTTCCTTATGAAGCAACTGCAGTTACATTAGGTCATCTTGGACATCCACCTACGTTATTAGCGATTTTTGGTTTAGTCGTTACAGTTATCTTTATGGTTCGTGGAGTCAAAGGTGGAATTTTCTATGGTATGATTTTGACATCGTTTGTTGGAGTTCTTACTGGAGTTATTAATTGGGATGGAGGAATTGTAAGTAGTGTTCCCGATATGTCTCCGACTTTCCTTGCGGCATTCGATATTACATGGGCAGAAATTTTTACAGTTCAATTATTGGTCGTCATTCTTACATTCTTATTTGTAGACTTTTTTGATACTGCTGGAACGTTATATGCAGTAGCAAACCAAGCGGGATTTGTAAAAGATAATAAACTTCCAAGAGCGAACAAAGCGTTACTTGCAGATTCAAGTGCTACATCAATCGGTGCTCTTTTAGGGACATCGACTACTACAGCTTATATTGAATCATCTTCAGGTGTTGCAGCTGGAGGGCGAACAGGATTTACTTCTGTTATAACTGCGGCATTGTTCGTAATCGCATTGTTCTTTTCTCCATTGCTTGGTGTCATAACCGCTCAAGTAACGGCACCTGCGTTAATTATTGTGGGAATTTTGATGGCTTCTTCATTGGGGCTTATCGATTGGAAAAAGTTCGAGATTGCAGTTCCGGCATTTTTAACAGTCATTGCAATGCCATTAACATATAGTATCGCAACTGGTATCGCACTAGGATTCATTATGTATCCTGTAACGATGTTAGTAAAAGGTAAAGGAAAAGAAGTTCATCCTTTAATGTATGTTCTCTTCTTCGTCTTTCTTGCTTACTTTGTTTTCTTAGGAGAATAG
- a CDS encoding type III polyketide synthase: MPAIVSVSTYNPPHTLKQELTTEFARELFEENYEDIDRLLTVFKNGEIKERHFSVPLSWFRESHSLQEKNDIYIELATEYGVKAIEKCLSNKDFLAMPIPIEEIDAIVFVSSTGMSTPSIDARIMNHLPFSRNTKRIPLWGLGCAGGGAGISRAHEFCLAYPDAKVLVVCVELCSLTFQRDDRSKSNLIGTSLFADGVACALVVGDTYQKTDISLKPTIPHIKASHSELMSDSENVMGWNIRDEGLHVVFSRSIPSIIENWLKPVVEKFLEEESYGVHDITHFIAHPGGKKVLEAYEASLGYTPDKTAISKKVLQEHGNMSSPTVLYVLQEYMKQENKQGNVGLMAALGPGFCSELVLLEWQ; the protein is encoded by the coding sequence ATGCCAGCAATTGTATCAGTAAGCACCTACAATCCACCACATACGCTCAAGCAAGAGCTGACAACAGAATTTGCAAGAGAGTTATTTGAAGAAAACTATGAGGACATTGATCGGTTGTTAACGGTCTTTAAAAATGGGGAGATAAAGGAACGCCATTTTTCGGTACCACTTTCATGGTTTCGAGAAAGTCATTCGTTACAAGAGAAGAATGATATATATATTGAGCTAGCAACGGAATATGGAGTAAAGGCGATAGAGAAATGTTTATCAAACAAAGATTTTTTAGCAATGCCTATACCAATAGAGGAAATTGATGCAATTGTATTTGTCTCTAGCACAGGAATGTCGACGCCAAGCATTGATGCACGGATTATGAATCATCTTCCTTTTTCACGGAATACAAAAAGAATTCCGCTTTGGGGGTTAGGATGTGCAGGTGGTGGGGCAGGCATTAGCCGTGCACATGAATTTTGTTTGGCCTATCCAGATGCTAAGGTGCTAGTGGTTTGTGTGGAACTATGTAGTTTAACGTTTCAACGTGATGACCGGTCAAAGAGTAACTTAATAGGTACCTCTTTGTTTGCAGATGGCGTAGCCTGCGCTCTTGTGGTAGGTGATACGTATCAAAAAACTGATATATCTCTTAAACCGACCATTCCCCACATAAAAGCATCTCATTCTGAATTAATGTCAGACTCTGAAAATGTCATGGGCTGGAATATAAGAGACGAAGGATTGCATGTTGTTTTTTCAAGAAGCATTCCATCAATTATAGAAAATTGGTTAAAGCCGGTTGTAGAAAAGTTTTTGGAAGAGGAATCTTACGGAGTACATGACATAACTCATTTCATCGCTCACCCTGGAGGGAAAAAGGTGCTAGAGGCGTATGAAGCATCTTTAGGGTATACACCCGATAAAACAGCTATCTCAAAGAAAGTGTTACAAGAGCATGGCAATATGTCTTCTCCAACTGTTTTATATGTATTACAAGAATATATGAAGCAAGAAAATAAACAGGGTAATGTTGGCTTAATGGCTGCACTAGGTCCTGGATTTTGTTCAGAATTAGTCTTACTAGAGTGGCAATAG